The sequence GAAGCTTGTATCTTCTAAAGCTGAAATAGAAGCGTTCGCTCAGCAGTGGCTAGGCCAAAACTTGGTGACCTATCAAACGGACGAGAACGGGCAGCCGGTTAGTCGTATTTTGGTTGAAGATTGTACTGATATTGAGCAAGAATTATATCTGGGGGCTGTTGTCGACCGTTCAACACGGCGTATTGTTTTTATGGCGTCTACGGAAGGCGGCGTAGAGATTGAAAAAGTAGCCGAAGAAACACCAGAAAAGATTTTGAAAGCGGAAATAGATCCGTTAACAGGTGCTCAGCCTTATCAGGGGCGTGAGTTAGCGTTTAAGCTTGGATTAAACGGCAAGCAAGTTAAGCAATTTACACAAATTTTTCTTGGCTTAGCCAAAATGTTTCAAGAGAAAGATTTGGCGTTATTAGAAATTAACCCACTTGTTATCACGACCGAAGGTAACCTGCATTGCTTAGACGCAAAAATTAATATTGACGGTAATGCTATGTACCGTCAGCCTGCTCTAAAAGAAATGCACGATCCTTCACAAGAAGATGAGCGTGAAGCGCATGCTGCAAAATGGGAACTCAACTACGTAGCTCTCGATGGCAATATCGGGTGTATGGTTAACGGCGCAGGTTTGGCGATGGGCACAATGGATATCGTTAAATTGCACGGTGGAGAACCCGCTAACTTCCTTGATGTGGGTGGCGGCGCGACGAAAGAACGCGTTGTAGAAGCGTTTAAAATTATTTTATCGGATCAAAATGTATCGGCGGTGTTGATTAATATCTTTGGCGGTATTGTACGTTGTGATTTGATTGCTGAGGGCGTTATTGGTGCTGTTGAAGAAGTTGGCGTGAAAATTCCAGTGGTGTGTCGTTTAGAAGGAAATAATGCTGAAGTAGGGGCCAAGGTTCTCGCTGATAGTGGTTTGAATATTATCGCTGCCACCAGTTTGACTGATGCCGCACAACAAGTCGTAAAAGCTGCGGAGGCCAAATAATGAGCGTTCTAATCGATAAAAACACTAAAGTACTTTGTCAGGGGTTTACCGGTTCACAAGGTACATTCCATTCAGAGCAGGCCATTGAGTACGGCACTAAAATGGTTGGCGGAGTTACGCCAGGAAAAGGCGGCCAAACGCATTTGGGGTTGCCTGTTTTTAATACCATGCTTGAAGCCGTTGCGGCTACTGGCGCTGATGCATCGGTTATTTATGTGCCTGCACCATTCTGCAAAGATTCTATATTAGAAGCGGCAAATAGCGGTGTGAAATTGGTAGTGTGTATTACTGAAGGTATACCCACTCTCGATATGCTTGAGTGTAAAGTAAAGTGCGATGAGCTTGGTGTACAGCTGATTGGCCCTAACTGCCCCGGCGTGATTACGCCTGGTGAATGTAAAATTGGTATCATGCCTGGACATATCCATTTGCCGGGTAAGGTTGGCATTGTTTCACGCTCCGGTACATTAACGTATGAAGCGGTTAAGCAAACGACTGATTATGGTTATGGTCAGTCAACCTGTGTTGGTATTGGTGGTGATCCTATTCCTGGTTCTAACTTCATCGATATTCTCGAGTTGTTTGAGAAAGATGAAAAGACTGAAGCGATTGTTATGATTGGTGAAATTGGTGGCACTGCAGAAGAAGAGGCAGCGGCTTATATCAAAGAGCATGTCACTAAGCCTGTCGTCTCCTATATTGCAGGTGTTACCGCTCCGGCGGGCAAGCGTATGGGGCACGCAGGTGCGATAATATCTGGCGGTAAGGGCACAGCTGATGAGAAGTTCGCTGCGCTAGAAGATGCTGGTGTTAAAACTGTGCGTAGCTTGGCTGAGATTGGTGATGGCTTAAAAGAAATTACCGGCTGGTAGTTTTTTAATCTGTATGCAAAAAGCTCTTGTTGAAAAGCAAGGGCTTTTTTTACGTCTGAAATTTGTACTTTAGCGTTGCTGGTGACTGAAAAGAAAAGCGTTCTAAATATACTTTTTGAGTGCTGCCAGAGTCGACGGTTGTGGTTCTATAAGAATATGCATTAGCCCGCTCGTCGAAAGATTTCCCATCATGGTAGTATGCAATTTTCCGACAATAGAAAGGTGAGAATTGAGATGAAAGCAAAGTTTATAGTCTTGTTAAGCTTCGTAGGAGCGGTATTGTTTGGCATGGGCTGCACTTGGGTCAAGCCTGTAGAGGGGGTTGAGAGTATTGCCTTGGTGAAGGCGGCCGTAGTGCAAGACTGTGAGAAGCTGGTGACGAGCACGGTGTTGGTGACACATAAAGTGGGGTTTATTAATCGAAACCCAAGTAAAGTTGCTAATGAGCTTTTGACGCTTGCCCGCAATGAAGCAGTTGCACTCGACGCTGATACCATTGTCGCTGAGGGGCCAGCAATGGAAGGTAAACAGCGTTTCGGTCTATATCAGTGTCGTTAAGCCGATAAGTGTACGACGTCTCCTGGCTGTAAATACCCAGTATTTCTATTTTTTTTGGCGCCTGTAGTCAATGCTATCCCTTAGATAACCTTAATTTCAATCCATAAGGTTATCTAATCCCTTGAATTATTGCTCGAGCATCTCCATATAAGCCAGCAACTTGATCGTAAGAATTTGGCGCATAGCGCCCAGAACTGAGCTTAGGAGCACCCCATGACAGTAGAGGCCACTAAAGAAACACGTGGATTTGAAACGGAAGCAAAGCAGCTTTTGCATCTAATGATTCATTCGCTTTACTCCAATAAAGAGATATTTCTTCGTGAGTTGGTATCAAATGCCTCTGACGCTGCCGATAAACTGCGCTTTGAAGCATTGAATAACGGGGCGTTGTACGAAAGTGACCCCGATCTAAACATTCGCATCAGTTTTGATAAAGAAGCTAATACGGTCACTATTACTGATAATGGTATTGGCATGACCCGAGACGAAGTTGTTGATCATCTTGGTACTATTGCTAAGTCAGGCACTGCTGCATTTTTATCGAACCTTACTGGTGATGAAAAGAAAGATTCACATCTCATTGGTCAATTCGGTGTGGGCTTTTACTCTGCATTTATTGTTGCGGATAGAGTAACGGTTGAAACTCGTCGCGCTGGCGCAGCTGAAAGTGAGGGCGTACGCTGGGAAAGTGCTGGAGAAGCAGAATACAGTGTCGAGACCATTGAGCGTACGCTACGTGGTACGTCTGTTATATTGCATTTGAAGTCGGATCAGCAAGAGTTTGCCGACGGTTGGCGGTTGCGGTCTATCATCAAGAAATACTCGGATCATATTTCATTACCGATAATCATGGAAAAAGAGCAGGCGGGTGATGATAAAGAGGCTAGTGAGCCTGAAGATGAAACCGTTAATACGGCAACTGCGTTGTGGACTCGTTCAAGAAACGACGTTACAGAAGAAGAATATATTGAGTTCTACAAGCACGTTTCCCATGACTTTGCCGAGCCGGCTAAGTGGAGCCATAATCGCGTAGAAGGTAAATTAGATTACACTAGTTTGTTATACCTTCCAGCAAAAGCTCCCTTCGATTTGTATAACCGAGATGCTGCACGCGGCTTGAAGTTGTACGTGCAACGCACCTTCATAATGGACGACGCTGAACAGTTTCTCCCTCTTTATTTGCGATTCATAAAGGGTGTTATTGATTCAAATGATTTGTCATTAAATGTCTCGCGTGAAATCCTTCAGAAAGACCCTAACATTGACAGTATGCGTTCAGCAATGACTAAGCGTGTCTTGGATATGTTGGAAAAATTGCGTAAGAACGATGCAGAAAAATACGCTGTATTCTGGAAAGAGTTTGGGCAGGTATTAAAAGAAGGGCCAGCGGAAGATTTTGCTAACAAAGAAAAAATTGCTGCATTGATGCAATTCGCAACTACCGAAAATGATACGGACGAGCAAGTAAACTCCCTTGATAGTTATATTGAGCGAATGACAGAAGGCCAAGACAAAATATATTACGTTGTGGCCGAAAACTTTAATACCGCTAAAAACAGCCCACATTTAGAAGTTTTCCGCAAAAAAGGTATTGAGGTACTTCTCTTGAGTGACCGTGTTGACGATTGGCTAATGGGTCACCTAGCGGAATACAAAGACAAGCAGTTTCAAGATGTAGGGAAGGGCGCCTTAGATCTAGGCAAGCTTGACAGCGAAGATGAGAAAAAAGAACAGGAGAAAATAGAAAAGGATTCTCAGGATTTCGTTAAGCGTATTCAAGATGTATTGGCGGGCGAAGTTGAAGAGGTTCGTGTTACGCATCGCTTAACGGAATCTCCAGCATGTTTAGTTGTTGGAGACGATGACATGGGCGCTCAAATGCGCCGTCTCTTAGAGTCTGCAGGCCAAGCTGTGCCAGAATCAAAGCCAAGCATTGAGGTGAATCCGCAGCATCCTTTAGTTCAAAAAATGGATAGCGAAACGGACGAGGATCGCTTTGCTGATCTAGCTCACGTGCTATTTGATCAAGCTAACTTGGCGGAAGGGGGAAGTTTGAAAGATCCCGCGGCCTATGTGCGGCGGTTAAATAAGCTACTGATGGATGTATCCTAAGTAAAAAATGGCGCTTCGGCGCCATTTTTTTTGCGGTGAGTTTAACCCCAGTCATCGTCGTTGGCTTTAGTTTCTAAATATGTGTATCGAAACACCTTGGCGGTAAGATAATGCTAGGAGCATTGCGTAATACGTTAACGGTAGGTTGCTAATGTGATTCATTCAGCTGAATGTCCAATGTTGCTGCCTTTTAATGTGAAATAGTGGTTCCTACGCTTAACCACAAAGGTACGGATGCACTTAGGCTTGTCTAGAAGAGCAAGCGAGTGTTTATTCGATTATACTGTGCAAAAGTAGAATAACCTCAGCAGGATAGACCATGCCCGAAGCATTAACGGTTGCAGTACTAGGTGGGGGAAGCTTTGGTACGGCTATCGCCAATATTATTGCCACCAATGGAAATAAAACGTATCTATGGATGCGCGATCAAGCGCGCGCCGAAATATGCCAAGAAACACGCGAAAACGCCGAGTACTTACCTGGCTACTCTCTACACCCTAATCTTGTCGTCACTTCAGATCTTTTGCATTGTGTAGAAGAGTGTGATGTGGTCACTATCTCTGTACCTAGCAAGTCATTTCGCGAGGTTGTCCGCTTAGTTGCACCTCATATACGTCCGAACACTATCGTCATCAGCACAACAAAAGGCATAGAGGGTGATAGCTTCTTGTTGATGAGTCAAATTCTTGAGCAGGAGCTGGATAACGTGCGTATTGGCGCGTTGAGTGGGCCAAACTTTGCGAAAGAAATTATTCAAAACCAGTACACGGGCAGTGTTATTGCCAGTGAAGATGATTCGGTTATTGATTGTGTTCAGCAAGCCTTTTCTTCGCAGACATTTAGAATTTATAGTAATCACGACAGGTATGGCGTAGAACTGGGTGGTGCGCTAAAGAATGTGTACGCCATCATTACGGGCATGGCCGCAGCATTAGGGTGTGGCAGTAACACGATGGCCATGTTGCTTACGAGAAGCCTTGCCGAAATGAATCGTATGGCAATTGAGCTGGGCGCAAATCCGATGACCTTTTTGGGGTTGGCGGGAGTCGGTGACTTAGTCCTAACGTGTACTTCCGATTTAAGTCGTAACTACCGAGTGGGTTATGCGCTCGGGCAAGGAAAGAAGTTGGACCAAATTCTTGAAGAAATTGGTCAAGTGGCTGAAGGCGTGAATACGCTGCGCATTGTTAAAGAAAAGGCGGAAGATATTAATGTATATATGCCGCTTGTGGCTGGTCTCTATGAAATTCTGTTTAACGACCGCGATATTTTGGAAGTAGTACAAGGTCTGATGACAGGTGAACTAAGTAGTGATGTTGATATGCAAGGAGGAGTCTGATGGACGAACAACTGAAATCGAACCTAACGTCGAGTAAACATTGGTTCAGGTTAATTTACATGGTCTTATTTGCCGTTTTTCTACAGCTCGCGTTAAGTGTGATGTGGATACTCGTCGTGATCCAGTTTTTATTTGCGCTTATTACCGGTAATGATAATAAAAAGTTGAGGACATTCGGTGGCTCATTAATTGATTATATTGCCGATACAATCGCGTTTTTAACGTACAACAGTGAAGATAAACCTTTTCCATTTTCTGATTGGCCAGAATATACCGGTGTCGATGTAGCCGTTGATGAAACAGTATCGACAGTTACTCCCGCTGATGAAGTTGAACCTACTGATACTGGTAGCGTTCAAGATACCAACAAAGCAGAGTAACAGTGTGTGGTTAATGTCTACGTTTTTCGTCATGGTGAAGCAGAACACAATTTTCATTCCGATTGTGAGCGTAACTTAACCCAGAATGGGCGAGCGCAGATACGCGACAGTGTAAGCCAGCATTTGCCGCACTTGCAGTCTGTTGGTCTAGTCTTGACCAGTTCGTTGGTGCGTGCGAAGCAGAGCGGTGAGATTATCACCTCATCGCTTAATCTTGCAGGGGCTCAAGAAGTGGACTGGCTGGCGCCCGCATCAAGTGTCAGCGAAGCCGTTGAGTGTTTGCATAAGGTAGTATTAAATAGTGGCCACAACGCTATTGTGTTGGTAACTCATCTACCTTTCGTAGCCAGTTTTTTAGAATCTCTATGCGGTTTGAATCGAGGTGCTATTGTGATGCCTACCGGCAGTGTGGCTGCAATTAATGCAGAGGTGATCGCGGCATCCTGCGCTGAGCTACGTTGGCACTATCACCCGCAGTAGGAGAATGATGCAAACCCGTGAAGTGGAATTCAGTGTATTGAGCAATACGCTTAGAGGCGTAAGGTGGGGTAATGGAGGTGGTACGCCTGTCATTGCGTTACATGGTTGGCTGGATAACTGCGCCAGCTTTGAGTTTTTAGCGCCCAAACTCGAGCGTTTTGATATTGTGGCATTGGATCTTCCTGGGCACGGCCGTAGTTATCATCGAGAGCATGTTGGGGCTTATAATATTTGGCAAGATATTGCCGATATTCTCCTTGTGGCAGAGCAGTTGAATTGGCCTGTATTTTCGTTGTTGGCGCATTCTCGTGGTGCCATGATCGCCTCAATTCTAGCGGCATCTTTTCCTGAAAAAATCGATATCGTCATTCTCATTGAATCATTGGTGCCAGAACCGAGTTCTGCACACGACGCGCCTGCGCAACTGTCCTCTTCCGTTCGCAATTTGATGGCATCTCTTAATCGTGAGCGACGTTACTATCCCAGCTTTGAAAAGGCTGTGGCGGCAAGAGTAAACGGTATCATTCCTTTAGGTTATGCGGACGCCCGTGCGCTCGCTCGACGTGGCGTGATGTTGTCGGGACAAGGGTATTATTGGGCAAACGATTCCAAGGCAATGGCGCCTTCAGAGGTAAAGTTTACGGCGGAGCAGGTACGCGCTTTTTTAGGGTGTTTGGCGGCGCCGGTATTAGTGATTGTGGGAAATGAGGGGTTAATTAAGAATTTTGCAGGTTTTACGGAGTACGTAAGCTTGGTGTCCGATATTAAGGTTGTTGAGCTTGAGGGCGATCATTTTTTACATATGTCTTTGCAGGCAACCGAGATCGCTCAGTATGTGAATAGTTTTTATCGGCTTAAAGGTATTGGTGTATATGAATAGATTTGTCAGAGTATGGGTGGGTTTGTGTTTGTCGATAAACGTGTTTGCAGGGGAACCGATCGTTGAGACGTATTTCTTAGATTCTTCTGCCATGTATGAAAAAACGAGGGCGGTAGATCGTCATAGGCTTCTACTTTCCGCCCCTATAAAAATTAATGGTCAATGGGTGTTTGAACGTGATGCGCGCGTAAAAGGTGTTCTCGTAAGTCATACATATGAATTGGCTTCTGAAGTAAGTTTTAGTGAGGCAGGGCAGCGCCTAAGGCAGTATTTTGCCAGCAATAGTGGTCGATTGCTGTATTCCTGTGAGGGGCTAGATTGCGGTAGTAGTAATGTGTGGGCAAATGAAGTTTTTAAAGTTAAGCAATTATACGGTATCGATTCTTCGCAATTTTACCAGGTTTGGGAATTAAATCGGAATGATCAAGCAGAGCTTGTGGTGAGCTATTTGTCGCAGCGAGGTAATCGGCGAACTTACTTACAGGTAGATCGTTTAACGGTTAACCAAAGCCTAGCGTTAAGCATCGCTTCCGATCCGAAATCGTTATGGAAGAATGTGGAAAGTAACGGTTATTGGGTGTTGCCTGGTGATTTATCCGTTCTTGAGCAAAACGTCCACCTTACGTCATTAGCTGAAGCGTTGAAGCTTAACCCTTTACAATATCTGGCTATTGTTGGACATGCGTATGGTGGTGAAAGCTTTGATCAGAATAGTGAGCAGTCAAAAGCGTTGGCCGAGACGGTATTACAATACTTAATTGCTCAAGGCGTTTCGGGTAAGCGTATTCGTGCAGAGGGCGTTGGTTCAATGGCTCCGCGCGTTCGAATGCAAAATGGTTTGCAGCGCGTAGAGTTGGTTATTCAACCGTAGTGACGAACACGGGGCGAGATAGCTAGCGAGCATGCCGCATTATCTTACCCCGTTTTGAGCAATACAATCTTTATTGTAAGAGCGAGAGAAACTCACTGCGAGTACTAGGCTTGCTTCGGAAAGTGCCGAGCATGGATGAGGTCTTCATGAGCGAGTTTTGTTTTTCCACACCACGCATCATCATGCAAAGGTGTTTAGCTTCAATAATCACCCCCACGCCCTCCGCGCCAGTTACACTCTGTACGGTTGTGGCAATTTCTGTTGTCAATTGTTCTTGGATTTGTAGGCGGCGAGCAAACATATCGACAATACGTGCCAGTTTAGATAGCCCAAGTACTTTACCTGTTGGTATGTAGCCAATATGTGCTTTCCCAATAAAGGGCAGCATATGGTGTTCGCAAAGAGAGAAAAGCTCAATATCCTTAACGATGACCATATCGTTAGAGTCTGAAGGGAAAAGCGCGCCGTTCACGACCTCATCCAGTGTTTGACTGTAACCGCTGGTGAGGTATTCAAAGGCGGTTGCTGCACGCGCAGGGGTGTCAACTAAACCGGGTCTTTGTAAGTTCTCGCCTGTGGATTCAATTATCTTGGCAAAATAATCACGGGTGGCTTTGCCGGTTGCCACTTTATTGGTGTCGCACATGTGAATTCCGAAGTAGTTTTTTAAGTCTCGCCTTCCTCAAAGGGGTTAGGCGGGAGGGGGAAAAGACGCTAGAATAACGACCTTTTAGCGATTTGCCAAAATTTATGATGACTAGTCCAATAAATGACCTTATCACAGTGCGCGACTGGATTCGTTGGGGCGCAAGTGAATTTACACGTGCGAATCTGTATTTCGGGCATGGTACCGACAATGCGTGGGATGAAGCTATGGTGCTTGTGCTATGGGCGCTTAGCCAGCCATGGGATCACTTAGAGCAAATTATGGACGCTCGTTTAACGTTAAACGAGCGTGAGACGGTTGCAAATTTACTCATTCGACGCATCGAATCACAGCAGCCAGCAGCGTATTTAACCGGGGAGGCGTGGTTTGGTGGCGTGCGCTTCGAGGTTTCTTCAGATGTGCTGGTACCTCGCTCTCCTATCGCAGAGCTTGTATTGGCGGGCTTTCAGCCGTGGGTGACTGAATACCCTCAATCTATATTAGATTTGTGTACCGGTAGTGGGTGCATTGGTTTGTTGTGTGCTGAAATGTTTTCTGAAGCCAGTGTAGACCTCAGTGACGTATCACCGAAGGCACTGGCAATAGCGAAGCGCAATATCGAGAGCCTTGGGCACCAAGATCGAGTCAATATTATTGAGTCTGATGTGTTTAACGCTGAAGAATTTGTAGGGAAGACCTATGATTTGATTGTATCGAACCCGCCTTATGTAGACGCCAAAGATTTAGCGTCGATGCCTGCCGAGTATCACGCTGAGCCTGCGTTGGGGCTGGCGTCGGGTGAAGATGGGTTGAATTTAACGAGAAGAATATTGCGCGACGCATTATTACATTTGAACCCCGGCGGTATATTGGTGGTTGAAGTAGGTAATAGCTGGGAAGCGTTGGAAGAAACTTACCCAGAAGTTGATTTTTTCTGGCCCGAATTTGAAAATGGCGGTCATGGCATTTTTATATTGACGGCCGAGCAATTGTTGGAATATGGATCGCTGTTTACCGGCCATTAATATGTGGCAATTGTAAAAAGGTTCAATAGCTGAATTTTAGTTAATAATAACGAGAGATTTATGTCTGGTAATACGTTTGGCAAATTATTCACAGTTACGTCTTTTGGTGAAAGCCATGGTTTGGCTTTAGGTTGTATTGTTGATGGATGCCCTCCTGGGATCCCTTTAACGGAAGAAGATCTCCAGCTAGATTTAGATCGCCGCAAGCCCGGCCAGTCACGATTTACAACTCAGCGAAGAGAGGCTGATCAAGTTAAGATTTTATCGGGCGTTTTCGAAGGGAAGACGACAGGCACGCCTATAGGAATGTTAATCGAAAACACCGATCAACGATCAAAAGACTATTCAAAAATAAAAGATCAGTTTCGACCTGCTCATGCCGATTACACTTATATGAAAAAATACGGTATTCGTGATTATCGAGGAGGTGGCCGCTCATCCGCTCGAGAGACCGCAATGCGTGTTGCTGCAGGTGCTTTAGCGAAGAAGGTTTTGAAGCAATTCTGGGGAATAGACGTTCGTGGGTACTTATCGCAACTCGGGCCAATTAAAATCGACACTGTTGATTGGAGTCAGATTGATCAAAACCCTTTTTTCTGTCCAGATGCATCCAAAATCAAAGAAATGGAAGACTATATGGTTGCGCTGAATAAAGAGGGTAACTCCGTTGGTGCGAAAATTTCTGTTGTTGCAACGAATATGGTCGCCGGTTTTGGCGAGCCCGTTTTCGATCGCCTTGACGCTGATTTGGCTCATGCCTTAATGGGTATAAATGCTGTAAAAGGCGTGGAAATTGGTGCTGGGTTCGATTGCGTTAGCCAAAAGGGCACTGAGCACCGTGATGAAATCACTCCAGAAGGGTTTTTATCTAACCAGGCTGGCGGTGTATTGGGTGGAATATCGACGGGGCAAGATCTAATAGCGCATATTGCGTTGAAGCCAACGTCTAGCTTGCGAATTTCTGGGCGGAGTGTGACGGTTGATGGTGAGCCAGCTGATGTTGTGACAACTGGGCGTCATGATCCTTGTGTCGGTATTCGTGCTACGCCAATTGCCGAAGCCATGATGGCCATCGTATTGCTCGATCATGCTTTGCGGCAGAGAGGTCAAAACGGCGATGCAGGCGCGCATGTATTTACGGTTCCCGCAAGCCCCCAGTCGTAATATCGAATAATCACATGCCATACTGGCGTCTATCGGCCGTCTACTTTTGTTATTTTGCAGTAGTCGGCGCGCTTTCCCCTTACTGGGGACTCTATCTAGATGATTTGGGCTATAAGCCTGCAGAGATAGGATTGCTCTCGGCTATTCCAATGTTGACAAAATTGGCAGCCCCCAATATTTGGGGGGCGCTTGCCGATATATGCGGTAGGCGGCTGTTTATTATTCGTTTAGGCGCTGCCGGTGCGTGTATTTGTTTTGCCGGTATATTTTTTAGCCAAAATTATTTTTGGTTAATTGTGGTGATTTTTGCCTACAGTTTTTTTTGGAACGCCATATTGGCGCAGTTTGAAGTGGTCACGCTCAATTACTTAACGGATGAACCTCATCGTTATAGTCGAATTCGAGTGTGGGGCTCCATTGGTTTTATTGTTACCGTTGTAGTGTTGGGTTACGTGTTAGGTTATGTTTCTGTTCGTTACCTTCCTCTCGTTATATTCTTTTTTCTTACTGGTATTTTTCTCGGTGCAGTTAGCCTGCCGAATGAGCGCGACGCTCATACTCAGCAGTGTATGGGTGATTTTATACGAATAGTAAAACAGCCTGTTGTTATTTGGTTTATGTTGGCAATGACATTACTGCAGGTGAGCCATGGTGTTTACTACACTTTCTACAGCTTATACCTTGAGGATTTCCATTACTCGCGCTCATTTATTGGCATATTATGGGCCATTGGTGTTATTGCAGAAATCGTGGTTTTCCTCAAAATACCGCAATTATTCAGGCAGTTTTCAATCGCAAAATTACTGCAGTTTAGCCTTCTAGTAACAGCCATTCGTTGGGCGGTGATTGGGTTATACCCCAATGCAGTTCTGTTAATTACGGGTATTCAATTACTCCACGCTTTTTCCTTTGGTGTAACCCACGCCATTGCGATTGAGTTTGTGCGTGTGCATTTTGGTTTGGGCTCTCAAAGCCAAGGGCAAGCATTTTATAGCGCCGTGTGTTTTGGGGCAGGAAATGCGATTGGCGCTTATGCAAGCGGTTTGATGTGGGAAGTCGAGCCTTTGTGGGCTTTTGGTTTTGCAGTATTGTCAGCGTTTATTGCCTATTTGATTGCGCTATTTTACCTTCCTGAGAAAAGTTTCGTTTTGTGATTACTGTCGCATAGGTAGGTTTGGCGTAAAATAACTGACACACTCTCTTTTTCTGGGGCTTGTGTCTTTGCTTCGATCTTCTAAAATAAGAAGATGTTCTAATGAG is a genomic window of Teredinibacter purpureus containing:
- a CDS encoding DUF4156 domain-containing protein, whose product is MKAKFIVLLSFVGAVLFGMGCTWVKPVEGVESIALVKAAVVQDCEKLVTSTVLVTHKVGFINRNPSKVANELLTLARNEAVALDADTIVAEGPAMEGKQRFGLYQCR
- the folE gene encoding GTP cyclohydrolase I FolE; protein product: MCDTNKVATGKATRDYFAKIIESTGENLQRPGLVDTPARAATAFEYLTSGYSQTLDEVVNGALFPSDSNDMVIVKDIELFSLCEHHMLPFIGKAHIGYIPTGKVLGLSKLARIVDMFARRLQIQEQLTTEIATTVQSVTGAEGVGVIIEAKHLCMMMRGVEKQNSLMKTSSMLGTFRSKPSTRSEFLSLLQ
- the sucD gene encoding succinate--CoA ligase subunit alpha, with product MSVLIDKNTKVLCQGFTGSQGTFHSEQAIEYGTKMVGGVTPGKGGQTHLGLPVFNTMLEAVAATGADASVIYVPAPFCKDSILEAANSGVKLVVCITEGIPTLDMLECKVKCDELGVQLIGPNCPGVITPGECKIGIMPGHIHLPGKVGIVSRSGTLTYEAVKQTTDYGYGQSTCVGIGGDPIPGSNFIDILELFEKDEKTEAIVMIGEIGGTAEEEAAAYIKEHVTKPVVSYIAGVTAPAGKRMGHAGAIISGGKGTADEKFAALEDAGVKTVRSLAEIGDGLKEITGW
- a CDS encoding alpha/beta fold hydrolase, translating into MMQTREVEFSVLSNTLRGVRWGNGGGTPVIALHGWLDNCASFEFLAPKLERFDIVALDLPGHGRSYHREHVGAYNIWQDIADILLVAEQLNWPVFSLLAHSRGAMIASILAASFPEKIDIVILIESLVPEPSSAHDAPAQLSSSVRNLMASLNRERRYYPSFEKAVAARVNGIIPLGYADARALARRGVMLSGQGYYWANDSKAMAPSEVKFTAEQVRAFLGCLAAPVLVIVGNEGLIKNFAGFTEYVSLVSDIKVVELEGDHFLHMSLQATEIAQYVNSFYRLKGIGVYE
- a CDS encoding DUF4892 domain-containing protein codes for the protein MNRFVRVWVGLCLSINVFAGEPIVETYFLDSSAMYEKTRAVDRHRLLLSAPIKINGQWVFERDARVKGVLVSHTYELASEVSFSEAGQRLRQYFASNSGRLLYSCEGLDCGSSNVWANEVFKVKQLYGIDSSQFYQVWELNRNDQAELVVSYLSQRGNRRTYLQVDRLTVNQSLALSIASDPKSLWKNVESNGYWVLPGDLSVLEQNVHLTSLAEALKLNPLQYLAIVGHAYGGESFDQNSEQSKALAETVLQYLIAQGVSGKRIRAEGVGSMAPRVRMQNGLQRVELVIQP
- the htpG gene encoding molecular chaperone HtpG, yielding MTVEATKETRGFETEAKQLLHLMIHSLYSNKEIFLRELVSNASDAADKLRFEALNNGALYESDPDLNIRISFDKEANTVTITDNGIGMTRDEVVDHLGTIAKSGTAAFLSNLTGDEKKDSHLIGQFGVGFYSAFIVADRVTVETRRAGAAESEGVRWESAGEAEYSVETIERTLRGTSVILHLKSDQQEFADGWRLRSIIKKYSDHISLPIIMEKEQAGDDKEASEPEDETVNTATALWTRSRNDVTEEEYIEFYKHVSHDFAEPAKWSHNRVEGKLDYTSLLYLPAKAPFDLYNRDAARGLKLYVQRTFIMDDAEQFLPLYLRFIKGVIDSNDLSLNVSREILQKDPNIDSMRSAMTKRVLDMLEKLRKNDAEKYAVFWKEFGQVLKEGPAEDFANKEKIAALMQFATTENDTDEQVNSLDSYIERMTEGQDKIYYVVAENFNTAKNSPHLEVFRKKGIEVLLLSDRVDDWLMGHLAEYKDKQFQDVGKGALDLGKLDSEDEKKEQEKIEKDSQDFVKRIQDVLAGEVEEVRVTHRLTESPACLVVGDDDMGAQMRRLLESAGQAVPESKPSIEVNPQHPLVQKMDSETDEDRFADLAHVLFDQANLAEGGSLKDPAAYVRRLNKLLMDVS
- the sucC gene encoding ADP-forming succinate--CoA ligase subunit beta, whose amino-acid sequence is MNLHEYQGKQLFAEYGLPVSKGIAAETPAEAANAVDVLGGKKWVVKAQVHAGGRGKAGGVKLVSSKAEIEAFAQQWLGQNLVTYQTDENGQPVSRILVEDCTDIEQELYLGAVVDRSTRRIVFMASTEGGVEIEKVAEETPEKILKAEIDPLTGAQPYQGRELAFKLGLNGKQVKQFTQIFLGLAKMFQEKDLALLEINPLVITTEGNLHCLDAKINIDGNAMYRQPALKEMHDPSQEDEREAHAAKWELNYVALDGNIGCMVNGAGLAMGTMDIVKLHGGEPANFLDVGGGATKERVVEAFKIILSDQNVSAVLINIFGGIVRCDLIAEGVIGAVEEVGVKIPVVCRLEGNNAEVGAKVLADSGLNIIAATSLTDAAQQVVKAAEAK
- a CDS encoding DUF4389 domain-containing protein, translating into MDEQLKSNLTSSKHWFRLIYMVLFAVFLQLALSVMWILVVIQFLFALITGNDNKKLRTFGGSLIDYIADTIAFLTYNSEDKPFPFSDWPEYTGVDVAVDETVSTVTPADEVEPTDTGSVQDTNKAE
- a CDS encoding NAD(P)H-dependent glycerol-3-phosphate dehydrogenase; the encoded protein is MPEALTVAVLGGGSFGTAIANIIATNGNKTYLWMRDQARAEICQETRENAEYLPGYSLHPNLVVTSDLLHCVEECDVVTISVPSKSFREVVRLVAPHIRPNTIVISTTKGIEGDSFLLMSQILEQELDNVRIGALSGPNFAKEIIQNQYTGSVIASEDDSVIDCVQQAFSSQTFRIYSNHDRYGVELGGALKNVYAIITGMAAALGCGSNTMAMLLTRSLAEMNRMAIELGANPMTFLGLAGVGDLVLTCTSDLSRNYRVGYALGQGKKLDQILEEIGQVAEGVNTLRIVKEKAEDINVYMPLVAGLYEILFNDRDILEVVQGLMTGELSSDVDMQGGV
- the sixA gene encoding phosphohistidine phosphatase SixA is translated as MVNVYVFRHGEAEHNFHSDCERNLTQNGRAQIRDSVSQHLPHLQSVGLVLTSSLVRAKQSGEIITSSLNLAGAQEVDWLAPASSVSEAVECLHKVVLNSGHNAIVLVTHLPFVASFLESLCGLNRGAIVMPTGSVAAINAEVIAASCAELRWHYHPQ